ATATAAGTGTAGCTATTCCATAAGATAGGTATTGCACTGTCTATACCACGTCCCACTGCGAGTAGATAACAGGGTGACATGTATATTATCATGACTTAATCTATagctactagatatttatagtGTCTGTTCTACCAGATCCAAGGCCAGTAATACTATCATTCTGTAATGTGGCCTTTCAATTCTCGCGACTGTTATAAATTTGCGTTTCTACCATACTCGTATTGAtctacaacatcaccgtTAGCACAAAGGCCTGCCTGCTCGAAGCGACACTTACATGGTGCATCCCCAGGTCTGCCACTCTCCGCACGCCCAACAATTGCATGCAGCTCCTGGTTTCCTCAGTCAAAACTATTAAGAATCATCAGCGCTACTTGGTCTCAAAGCCTGCAATACCTCAGAGAAGACTTACTCTGGAGCACCCTCTCAACCccggcaacaccaccagcaccaagtCCCCAGAGCACCGGTCTCCCAATTCCCACTGCCCTCGCGCCCAGGCACAGGGCTTTGACAACATCCGTTCCTCGTCGAATCCCTCCGTCGACCATAATATCGAGTTTCTGCTGAACCTCGGGGCAATATCTGCGGATCTCCAGCAGGGTGTGAATGGCCGGCGGCGCGGTGTCAAGAACACGCCCTCCGTGGTTCGACAGGATTATCCCCTTTACGAGGGGAGCGTAGGTCGAAGCGATCCGGGCATCTTCATGCGTTTGAACGCCCTTGATGATGACAGGCAGTGAGGTGTGTCGCGCGAGCCATTGTAGCGTATCGCTCCACTCGAGATCTGATGCTGGTCCAGAGGCTGATGGGAGGGCCACGCCAACCGCTGTGCTTGGTGTGCATACTTCCTGTACGGGGCTTGGATGTCCTGCGTGCACTTCATCGTACGGCTCGAATCCTCGCTCCCCAAGCTCGTGCTTACCCGGAACGCTCTCGTCGACAGTGAGAACAATGCACTTGATCGCG
The nucleotide sequence above comes from Aspergillus puulaauensis MK2 DNA, chromosome 3, nearly complete sequence. Encoded proteins:
- a CDS encoding uncharacterized protein (COG:C;~EggNog:ENOG410Q1EZ;~InterPro:IPR012133,IPR037396,IPR000262,IPR013785;~PFAM:PF01070;~go_function: GO:0003824 - catalytic activity [Evidence IEA];~go_function: GO:0010181 - FMN binding [Evidence IEA];~go_function: GO:0016491 - oxidoreductase activity [Evidence IEA];~go_process: GO:0055114 - oxidation-reduction process [Evidence IEA]), which translates into the protein MTGINNRVQRCTRDDHTKDGEPTQMETIHSLNDIEKLATAQLDKRTWHFNYAAAGDLISKRLDQEVYRSILLRPRILANVKGCDLATTVIGNTVGLPFFVAPMAMARLAHPAGEAGISAACASFGAMHIISNNASMAPEEITAGAAPGQIFGFQLYVQNERSESEAVLARINKIPAIKCIVLTVDESVPGKHELGERGFEPYDEVHAGHPSPVQEVCTPSTAVGVALPSASGPASDLEWSDTLQWLARHTSLPVIIKGVQTHEDARIASTYAPLVKGIILSNHGGRVLDTAPPAIHTLLEIRRYCPEVQQKLDIMVDGGIRRGTDVVKALCLGARAVGIGRPVLWGLGAGGVAGVERVLQILTEETRSCMQLLGVRRVADLGMHHINTSMVETQIYNSREN